Proteins encoded together in one Penaeus vannamei isolate JL-2024 chromosome 11, ASM4276789v1, whole genome shotgun sequence window:
- the LOC113826222 gene encoding serine-rich adhesin for platelets isoform X1 — MDVKIYSVRVEASGEGEPLQDECQEPPPGRDRGQQQHRQRSHAHTKEENAVEANMDGGEKKPSGRWKVEELKRENEEVKSRLSSLQQEFSMLEEQVRVLMAERQEVEKKQRAEHEAQELAYVSKLQQYQATIAALDQCNPTVVEENPPIQHTKVPSEEFQYHKEALISNESVVQMLAERCRTLEQANKKLQSEARAQQQQYEVCLDRVATQVVQALLSQKSHQEQCVKLANQVQALRRQNAALSSLVGHGSSPQTLPCSYRHGCGPHADPPTFLSLPTSFTKNRQPEQWPPGGWVASWHVEESSRSHLSDNASSQNRFHSSLQLLSETSLQPRLSLSDHNTTSSSAQMGEDCYTPQERTSCTSAANSSTNTATTTCWYDIITSLSLTTTSQTAAVRSAQGHTATARSHDTNNIWHQQDPLLSSTGRNSSSSSSSSTDCPLQAHYHQKSGGHQTNIADSPGGSGNLEDMGTSLAPRGESGMQKFSPLSLESAVTSTSSSPEQKNCHVSQSTMDNLDLKDSKVKVLENKEILNHTSSEINANLLVNNVSKDEISNILQVKGELLKTLTEATNKQYPIDLAVFTCEDKSKGALNKNLAKVSSKVSNSERTNSNDGSTAEEGAEVTTKDEGYSTMSSDVQAEVKESVTISSVTTVQEEPLTLVPVSESGSQETASVVGDMSLSKGSSNKSENDSTDKISVKERKVSNTNNEYCDGLRVIYDEEDNNSDVFFIPIQEPENESLYRHSYHVPSNTEPRLPARWYSDSQLYKERRNAQGHKIVASLDRHVSVKDLAERTASTAEVLEEACNTRSLKRSSAQASLKRANLRKREEQPTSGSSEELWPLEEDHRKYLSPTYSHAELEDWSLDLSSEYLSGACGEGEGSESVGTSGAHHGSLPSIQEATPELEEDNNEFLWNGATYFKTDLDLDWSSKKEMTKSWQLDHAKENQIVMSPRSGCSDQPAVWSSSEQLSCCSEGVSKCSSDFENFCEQICNLPELKRVSFCSSELGGQEASKGASHDTSSAGEHEEELADEMCIDTVFTRDFYRLVKFESNRSLAASSKSLATSDGLLTIERLQDLESSGSRKEALASVLGFIAEQQKYCKEREAQDEKVGSSHSRDMLKIANAIECAGSPLASVLFRGTFPKSALREGTGDQKKASEDFSMRTLPTKSWKQSNSVKSKVGPAVPAKPRSCYLQGGQPGAATSNVLPTTPARCHPAAASSSLPAASAELPPASLPVLPATSHPHPSVPSRSSSLAPLQAIPACEEEVPLSPIPTVPIRNASHPPDTDSIPEQQIYCTPCPEVPHHNPPVPDHNCVDMSCFPPVPRRSSSMAFCCNVLPVPEHKVSLNDPPPVPKRITSRALPKPPPVITSQASLNNANGTSKSSGHEGKRPRSFLGLGISSPKRPQSEHHELPSLSENPAGMLVELQRMAKVEEEEEEKRQRPRPGGLYEATSPGGSVGLGTGWVRVQPHVDLQDPQARANLLDGMMESSEGCSSETEDDEGMAHQYAQLRSMHRSRRKRKASHRSGGDRLVLGTGVARPSILGRRDLFVRFGEQEKAALEEFEFLCDFSTSLSDLGSQDLGASNVSGDKANPSAVTTDSRSALSNVPKANNNPLKRQQIGSHEIKGRTPKIDSSSKNSLKSEVSPKNNIARPKNERSAKSDLTVSEREDPKNDVSVNEREDRCPGGNIQEGVDTRSLCSVRSAIRQLNKFNHNSGIKQPATTSAIPARSASSTTCSRVIPNKSSSSTSANRPKVWSQAKNKVSDGTPSGAPKCSARQVNPPSRTPSPQLTSKDNRVTSSKSVGQVQNSGDRLHGNLKTSSPTRIPRIQTPHMSSKKSSRAESPKALKEDTPSSKDAGESSRKSKAPCDKALPPKGFSSRAVKPSACIRSNLARRQQQQQPQQPPQQQQQQQQQQQSVRSGIRSPRLARLKKSSDPLDSFSSKSMCDSGSSEGSERCGGRLSLSDSCAENFSPIDSGDEVFEKEG; from the exons ATTTACTCAGTAAGGGTTGAAGCGAGCGGCGAGGGCGAGCCCCTGCAGGACGAGTGCCAGGAACCCCCACCCGGTCGGGACCGAGGGCAGCAACAGCACAGGCAGAGGTCTCATGCCCACACCAAGGAGGAGAATGCGGTAGAGGCCAATATGGACGGTGGAGAG AAGAAGCCGAGTGGAAGATGGAAGGTAGAGGAgctgaagagggagaatgaggaggtgaaATCAAGACTATCCTCCTTGCAGCAAGAGTTTTCCAT GTTGGAGGAGCAAGTGCGTGTATTAATGGCTGAGCGTCAAGAAGTGGAAAAGAAGCAGCGTGCGGAACATGAGGCCCAAGAACTAGCCTATGTGTCCAAGTTACAGCAGTACCAGGCCACCATTGCAGCGCTTGACCAATGCAATCCGACAGTTGTTGAAGAGAACCCCCCCATCCAACACACAAAG GTGCCGTCAGAGGAGTTCCAATACCACAAGGAGGCCCTTATTAGTAATGAATCTGTTGTGCAGATGCTGGCAGAACGGTGTCGCACACTGGAGCAGGCCAATAAGAAATTACAGTCTGAGGCGCGGGCACAACAGCAGCAGTATGAAGTGTGTTTAGATCGCGTTGCAACACAGGTCGTCCAAGCTCTCCTCTCGCAGAAG TCACACCAAGAGCAGTGTGTTAAATTGGCCAACCAGGTCCAGGCCCTCAGACGGCAGAATGCAGCCCTCTCCTCATTGGTTGGCCACGGGTCCTCCCCACAGACCCTGCCCTGCTCCTACCGGCATGGCTGTGGGCCCCATGCAGACCCCCCTACCTTCCTCAGTCTCCCTACGTCATTCACAAAGAACAGACAG CCTGAGCAGTGGCCGCCTGGTGGATGGGTAGCCTCTTGGCACGTGGAAGAGAGCAGCAGAAGTCATCTGAGTGACAATGCCTCCTCCCAGAATCGCTTCCATTCGAGCTTACAGTTACTCTCTGAGACTAGTCTCCAGCCTAGGCTCTCCCTCTCGGACCATAACACCACTTCAAGCAGTGCACAAATGGGTGAGGACTGCTACACCCCTCAGGAAAGAACATCCTGTACCTCAGCTGCCAATTCCTCTACTAATACTGCAACAACAACGTGTTGGTATGACATCATAACTTCTTTGAGCTTAACAACAACTTCTCAGACAGCAGCTGTCAGGAGTGCTCAGGGTCACACAGCCACTGCAAGATCTCATGATACCAACAACATATGGCATCAACAAGACCCCTTGCTTAGCAGCACTGggagaaacagcagcagcagtagcagcagtagcacaGACTGTCCCCTCCAGGCCCACTACCACCAGAAATCGGGTGGGCACCAGACCAACATAGCGGATTCCCCTGGTGGGTCTGGGAACCTGGAGGACATGGGTACCTCTCTAGCACCCAGAGGAGAAAGTGGCATGCAAAAGTTTTCTCCTTTGTCACTGGAATCGGCAGTCACTAGCACAAGCAGTTCCCCAGAGCAGAAGAACTGTCATGTGTCTCAGTCAACAATGGACAACCTTGACTTGAAGGACTCAAAGGTGAAAGTTcttgaaaataaggaaatattaaATCATACCTCAAGTGAAATCAATGCAAACCTCCTTGTTAATAATGTAAGTAAAGATGAAATTAGCAACATACTTCAAGTGAAAGGGGAATTATTAAAGACGTTAACAGAGGCAACCAATAAACAGTATCCAATTGATTTAGCAGTATTCACATGTGAGGACAAAAGCAAGGGTGCATTAAATAAGAACTTGGCCAAAGTTAGTTCTAAGGTTAGTAATAGTGAAAGGaccaatagtaatgatggcaGCACAGCAGAAGAAGGTGCAGAAGTAACCACCAAGGACGAGGGTTACTCCACCATGTCCAGTGACGTTCAGGCAGAGGTTAAGGAAAGTGTAACTATTAGTTCTGTGACAACTGTGCAAGAAGAACCTCTGACTCTTGTTCCTGTCAGTGAGAGCGGTAGTCAGGAGACTGCCAGCGTTGTGGGTGACATGTCCTTAAGTAAAGGGTCTAGTAACAAGAGTGAAAATGATTCAACAGACAAAATTAGTGTTAAGGAGAGAAAGGTATCCAATACAAATAATGAGTACTGTGATGGTCTTCGTGTTATATATGATGAAGAAGACAACAATTCAGATGTATTTTTTATACCAATTCAAGAACCAGAAAATGAGAGCTTGTATAGACATAGTTATCATGTACCATCTAATACGGAACCGAGATTGCCAGCTCGATGGTACTCGGATTCCCAGCTctacaaagaaaggagaaatgctCAAGGTCATAAAATTGTTGCTAGTCTTGATAGACATGTGTCCGTAAAAGATCTCGCAGAGAGGACTGCCTCCACTGCTGAAGTGTTGGAAGAAGCCTGCAATACGAGGAGCTTGAAAAGATCCTCAGCGCAGGCAAGTCTCAAGAGAGCTAATCTTCGTAAAAGAGAAGAACAACCTACCTCAGGCAGCAGTGAAGAACTGTGGCCACTGGAGGAGGACCACAGAAAGTATCTCTCTCCTACCTACAGCCATGCTGAGCTAGAGGACTGGTCACTGGACTTGTCATCAGAATATCTGAGTGGTGCAtgtggggagggcgaagggagtgagagtgtgggTACGAGTGGGGCCCACCATGGATCTCTGCCGTCCATCCAGGAAGCCACGCCCGAACTTGAGGAGGACAATAACGAGTTCCTCTGGAATGGTGCTACATACTTTAAAACTGATTTAGATTTAGACTGGTCAAGTAAAAAGGAAATGACCAAAAGCTGGCAGTTGGATCATGCGAAGGAGAATCAGATAGTAATGTCTCCTCGATCTGGGTGCTCTGACCAGCCTGCAGTGTGGTCTAGCAGTGAGCAGCTTTCATGCTGCTCTGAAGGGGTTTCAAAGTGCAGTTCTGATTTTGAAAATTTCTGTGAACAAATATGTAACTTGCCTGAACTGAAAAGGGTATCCTTTTGCAGTAGTGAGTTAGGGGGCCAGGAAGCCTCTAAAGGTGCCAGCCACGACACCTCGAGTGCGGGCGAACATGAAGAAGAACTCGCAGATGAAATGTGTATTGATACTGTTTTTACTAGAGATTTTTACCGCCTTGTTAAGTTTGAAAGCAACCGAAGTCTTGCAGCCTCATCTAAAAGTCTGGCCACTTCTGATGGACTCCTCACTATAGAGAGACTGCAAGACTTGGAATCTAGTGGATCACGCAAAGAGGCATTAGCTTCTGTCCTTGGTTTTATTGCAGAACAGCAAAAGTACTGTAAGGAGAGAGAAGCTCAGGATGAGAAAGTTGGCAGTAGTCACTCTAGAGATATGTTGAAGATTGCCAATGCTATTGAATGTGCTGGATCTCCTTTAGCCTCTGTTCTCTTCAGGGGGACATTTCCAAAGTCTGCACTACGTGAAGGTACCGGTGACCAAAAGAAAGCCTCAGAGGATTTCTCCATGAGGACTCTGCCCACAAAATCTTGGAAGCAAAGTAACTCGGTGAAGAGTAAAGTCGGTCCAGCTGTTCCTGCCAAACCCAGGTCATGTTACCTTCAGGGAGGTCAACCTGGAGCTGCTACCTCTAATGTCTTACCTACAACTCCTGCCAGATGTCACCCTGCAGCCGCATCCTCGTCCCTTCCAGCTGCATCAGCTGAATTGCCACCTGCTTCCCTCCCAGTCTTGCCGGCCACATCTCACCCACACCCCTCTGTGCCTTCCCGGTCATCTAGTTTGGCCCCTCTCCAAGCCATACCTGCTTGTGAAGAGgaagttcctctctctcctatccctacgGTGCCCATCAGGAATGCCTCGCACCCTCCTGATACAGACTCAATTCCAGAGCAGCAGATTTATTGTACGCCTTGTCCTGAAGTACCTCATCACAACCCTCCAGTACCTGACCACAATTGTGTGGACATGTCTTGTTTCCCCCCGGTGCCCCGTCGCTCATCCAGTATGGCTTTCTGTTGCAATGTCTTACCTGTACCCGAGCACAAGGTGTCCCTGAATGACCCCCCACCTGTGCCCAAGCGCATAACAAGCCGAGCCCTACCCAAGCCTCCACCTGTGATAACCAGCCAGGCATCATTAAACAATGCCAATGGCACGAGCAAGAGCAGTGGTCACGAGGGTAAGCGACCTCGGAGCTTCCTAGGACTGGGAATTTCCAGCCCTAAGAGACCCCAGAGTGAACATCATGAACTGCCCAGCCTGAGTGAAAACCCAGCAGGCATGCTGGTAGAGTTGCAGCGAATGGccaaagtggaggaggaggaagaggagaagagacagagaccaagaccTGGAGGCCTCTATGAAGCCACAAGTCCTGGTGGGTCTGTGGGCCTCGGTACTGGTTGGGTCAGGGTCCAGCCGCATGTCGATTTGCAAGACCCTCAG GCTCGAGCTAACCTGTTAGATGGAATGATGGAGTCAAGTGAGGGCTGCAGCTCAGAGACAGAGGACGATGAGGGCATGGCACACCAGTATGCACAGCTCAGGTCTATGCATCGCAGTAGACGTAAACGCAAAG CATCACATCGTAGCGGAGGCGACCGTCTGGTGCTGGGGACGGGAGTGGCCCGCCCCTCCATCCTTGGTCGGAGGGACTTGTTTGTGAGATTCGGAGAGCAGGAGAAGGCTGCTCTAGAGGAGTTTGAGTTCCTGTGTGACTTCTCCACATCCCTCTCTGACTTAGGGTCACAGGACTTAGGTGCGTCGAATGTTTCGGGAGACAAAGCCAATCCTAGTGCTGTAACAACTGATAGCAGGAGTGCGCTATCTAATGTGCCCAAGGCAAATAATAATCCCTTGAAAAGACAGCAAATAGGCAGTCATGAAATAAAGGGCAGAACTCCAAAAATTGATTCCAGTTCGAAAAACAGCTTAAAAAGTGAAGTTAGTCCCAAAAATAATATAGCCAGGCCCAAAAATGAACGAAGTGCGAAGAGTGACTTGACTGTAAGTGAACGGGAAGATCCTAAAAATGACGTAAGTGTTAACGAACGCGAGGACCGTTGTCCTGGTGGCAATATTCAGGAAGGTGTGGATACGAGAAGTCTCTGTAGTGTAAGGAGTGCTATACGTCAGCTCAACAAGTTTAATCACAACTCAGGAATTAAGCAACCTGCCACTACATCAGCTATACCAGCTAGAAGTGCTTCCAGTACAACCTGTAGCAGAGTAATCCCCAATAAATCCAGTTCCAGTACCAGTGCAAACAGACCAAAGGTTTGGAGCCAAGCCAAGAATAAAGTGAGCGACGGTACCCCCAGCGGAGCACCCAAGTGTAGTGCAAGACAGGTGAACCCACCAAGCAGAACGCCATCTCCTCAGCTTACCTCCAAGGACAACCGAGTCACCAGCAGCAAGTCGGTGGGTCAGGTGCAAAATTCTGGCGACAGATTACATGGCAACTTGAAAACGAGCTCTCCCACGCGTATCCCACGTATCCAAACACCTCACATGTCTTCCAAGAAATCATCAAGAGCTGAGTCTCCAAAAGCCCTCAAAGAAGATACTCCTTCCTCCAAAGATGCTGGTGAATCCTCTAGAAAGTCCAAAGCCCCGTGTGATAAGGCACTGCCACCCAAAGGGTTCTCCAGCAGAGCAGTCAAGCCTTCTGCATGTATTCGTTCAAACCTTGCACGgaggcagcaacagcagcagccacAGCAGCcacctcagcagcagcagcaacaacagcaacagcagcagtctGTCAGAAGTGGCATCAGGAGTCCAAGACTAGCCAGGCTGAAGAAATCCTCAGACCCTCTCGACTCTTTCTCTAGCAAGTCCATGTGTGACAGCGGGTCCAGTGAGGGCTCTGAGCGGTGCGGGGGGAGGCTCTCCCTCAGCGACTCCTGTGCAGAAAACTTCTCACCGATAGACAGTGGAGATGAGGTTTTTGAGAAGGAGGGCTGA